One genomic segment of Panicum virgatum strain AP13 chromosome 2N, P.virgatum_v5, whole genome shotgun sequence includes these proteins:
- the LOC120663050 gene encoding 60S ribosomal protein L5, mitochondrial-like isoform X1 has product MAARNLLRRAVGGHRFPVPVATGALVGSASRSIGAAAQGLRHYAAPSSVEEAVGNLELHAPKANCRSNIPKKNGTAMMLPLHFHYEDVLRQDLLLKQNHANIMQVPGLFEIKLAPKAGSVLKIPIGKMAMEVLSGQRFKEAKSDPFAKARKSSRTNPFIGADKDSSTAFAQPTVLRGHAMYNFLVRMLTVMSMLDARAEIQENTIKFFMETEFCEFSPELEDHFEIFEHIRGFNVTIATSADTKDETSLLWSGFTLNDEGETKG; this is encoded by the exons atggCGGCGCGAAACCTCCTGAGGCGTGCGGTGGGCGGCCACCGCTTCCCTGTCCCCGTCGCCACAGGCGCCCTTGTTGGTTCTGCAAGCCGGAgcatcggcgccgccgctcaG GGCCTTCGTCATTACGCAGCCCCATCCAGTGTGGAGGAAGCAGTGGGAAACTTGGAATTGCATGCACCCAAGGCAAACTGTCGGTCAAATATCCCAAAGAAAAATGGAACAGCCATGATGCTTCCACTCCATTTCCATTACGAAGATGTGCTACGTCAGGATCTGTTGCTCAAACAGAATCATGCCAATATCATGCAAGTTCCAGGGTTGTTTGAGATCAAACTAGCACCAAAAGCAGGCTCCGTTCTCAAGATCCCAATTGGAAAAATGGCTATGGAAGTTTTGAGTGGTCAGAGATTCAAAGAGGCAAAAAGTGATCCTTTTGCTAAAGCAAGAAAGTCTTCTCGAACCAATCCATTTATCGGGGCTGACAAGGACAGTAGCACTGCCTTTGCACAACCGACTGTTCTCCGAGGACATGCAATGTACAACTTCTTAGTGAGGATGCTAACAGTGATGTCCATGTTAGATGCTCGGGCTGAAATTCAGGAAAACACTATAAAATTCTTCATGGAAACAGAGTTCTGCGAGTTCTCTCCGGAATTGGAAGACCATTTCGAGATCTTTGAGCACATCCGAGGTTTCAATGTGACTATCGCTACTTCAGCCGATACAAAGGATGAGACCTCACTACTGTGGAGTGGCTTCACGCTAAATGATGAGGGAGAGACTAA GGGATGA
- the LOC120663050 gene encoding 60S ribosomal protein L5, mitochondrial-like isoform X2 → MAARNLLRRAVGGHRFPVPVATGALVGSASRSIGAAAQGLRHYAAPSSVEEAVGNLELHAPKANCRSNIPKKNGTAMMLPLHFHYEDVLRQDLLLKQNHANIMQVPGLFEIKLAPKAGSVLKIPIGKMAMEVLSGQRFKEAKSDPFAKARKSSRTNPFIGADKDSSTAFAQPTVLRGHAMYNFLVRMLTVMSMLDARAEIQENTIKFFMETEFCEFSPELEDHFEIFEHIRGFNVTIATSADTKDETSLLWSGFTLNDEGETK, encoded by the exons atggCGGCGCGAAACCTCCTGAGGCGTGCGGTGGGCGGCCACCGCTTCCCTGTCCCCGTCGCCACAGGCGCCCTTGTTGGTTCTGCAAGCCGGAgcatcggcgccgccgctcaG GGCCTTCGTCATTACGCAGCCCCATCCAGTGTGGAGGAAGCAGTGGGAAACTTGGAATTGCATGCACCCAAGGCAAACTGTCGGTCAAATATCCCAAAGAAAAATGGAACAGCCATGATGCTTCCACTCCATTTCCATTACGAAGATGTGCTACGTCAGGATCTGTTGCTCAAACAGAATCATGCCAATATCATGCAAGTTCCAGGGTTGTTTGAGATCAAACTAGCACCAAAAGCAGGCTCCGTTCTCAAGATCCCAATTGGAAAAATGGCTATGGAAGTTTTGAGTGGTCAGAGATTCAAAGAGGCAAAAAGTGATCCTTTTGCTAAAGCAAGAAAGTCTTCTCGAACCAATCCATTTATCGGGGCTGACAAGGACAGTAGCACTGCCTTTGCACAACCGACTGTTCTCCGAGGACATGCAATGTACAACTTCTTAGTGAGGATGCTAACAGTGATGTCCATGTTAGATGCTCGGGCTGAAATTCAGGAAAACACTATAAAATTCTTCATGGAAACAGAGTTCTGCGAGTTCTCTCCGGAATTGGAAGACCATTTCGAGATCTTTGAGCACATCCGAGGTTTCAATGTGACTATCGCTACTTCAGCCGATACAAAGGATGAGACCTCACTACTGTGGAGTGGCTTCACGCTAAATGATGAGGGAGAGACTAAGTAA
- the LOC120663050 gene encoding 60S ribosomal protein L5, mitochondrial-like isoform X3 — translation MAARNLLRRAVGGHRFPVPVATGALVGSASRSIGAAAQGLRHYAAPSSVEEAVGNLELHAPKANCRSNIPKKNGTAMMLPLHFHYEDVLRQDLLLKQNHANIMQVPGLFEIKLAPKAGSVLKIPIGKMAMEVLSGQRFKEAKSDPFAKARKSSRTNPFIGADKDSSTAFAQPTVLRGHAMYNFLVRMLTVMSMLDARAEIQENTIKFFMETEFCEFSPELEDHFEIFEHIRGFNVTIATSADTKDETSLLWSGFTLNDEGETN, via the exons atggCGGCGCGAAACCTCCTGAGGCGTGCGGTGGGCGGCCACCGCTTCCCTGTCCCCGTCGCCACAGGCGCCCTTGTTGGTTCTGCAAGCCGGAgcatcggcgccgccgctcaG GGCCTTCGTCATTACGCAGCCCCATCCAGTGTGGAGGAAGCAGTGGGAAACTTGGAATTGCATGCACCCAAGGCAAACTGTCGGTCAAATATCCCAAAGAAAAATGGAACAGCCATGATGCTTCCACTCCATTTCCATTACGAAGATGTGCTACGTCAGGATCTGTTGCTCAAACAGAATCATGCCAATATCATGCAAGTTCCAGGGTTGTTTGAGATCAAACTAGCACCAAAAGCAGGCTCCGTTCTCAAGATCCCAATTGGAAAAATGGCTATGGAAGTTTTGAGTGGTCAGAGATTCAAAGAGGCAAAAAGTGATCCTTTTGCTAAAGCAAGAAAGTCTTCTCGAACCAATCCATTTATCGGGGCTGACAAGGACAGTAGCACTGCCTTTGCACAACCGACTGTTCTCCGAGGACATGCAATGTACAACTTCTTAGTGAGGATGCTAACAGTGATGTCCATGTTAGATGCTCGGGCTGAAATTCAGGAAAACACTATAAAATTCTTCATGGAAACAGAGTTCTGCGAGTTCTCTCCGGAATTGGAAGACCATTTCGAGATCTTTGAGCACATCCGAGGTTTCAATGTGACTATCGCTACTTCAGCCGATACAAAGGATGAGACCTCACTACTGTGGAGTGGCTTCACGCTAAATGATGAGGGAGAGACTAA TTGA